In one window of Chitinophagales bacterium DNA:
- the purE gene encoding 5-(carboxyamino)imidazole ribonucleotide mutase: protein MATALVGIIMGSDSDLPVMQAAADILQQFSIPFELTVVSAHRTPQRMADYAGSAASRGLKVIIAGAGGAAHLPGMVASMTTLPVIGVPVKSSNSIDGWDSVLSILQMPNGVPVATVALNAAKNAGLLAAQIIGTSDSKIAQAMAAYKQQMQDEVIAKADKLKGQWPNGYDD from the coding sequence ATGGCAACAGCATTGGTTGGTATCATCATGGGCAGCGATAGTGATCTGCCGGTTATGCAAGCAGCTGCAGATATCCTGCAACAATTCTCTATTCCATTTGAATTGACCGTAGTATCTGCACACAGAACACCACAACGCATGGCCGATTATGCAGGCAGTGCTGCTTCGCGCGGATTAAAAGTAATCATTGCCGGAGCCGGCGGTGCGGCTCATTTACCAGGAATGGTAGCTAGTATGACGACATTGCCTGTGATTGGTGTACCGGTGAAATCATCCAATTCTATTGACGGTTGGGATTCTGTACTTTCCATTTTACAAATGCCCAATGGCGTACCTGTAGCAACCGTAGCCCTGAATGCCGCAAAAAATGCAGGTTTATTAGCTGCGCAGATCATTGGGACATCTGATTCGAAAATAGCTCAGGCAATGGCGGCCTATAAACAACAAATGCAGGATGAAGTCATTGCCAAAGCCGATAAGCTCAAAGGCCAATGGCCAAATGGTTACGATGACTAA
- the bshC gene encoding bacillithiol biosynthesis cysteine-adding enzyme BshC, which translates to MDINCTYIPYADTGYFSTLVQDYLHNAPELQQFYRFRPDAAGIRTSMAQRNQFSINRTLLVDALRTQYAGKSLSAKQAAHLDALIKDNTYTITTAHQPNIFTGPLYFIYKIMHAIKLADELSAEMPEQHFVPVYYMGSEDADLDELGYIKLQGHTHRWNTKQTGAVGRMLVDNEFLQLIEAVYGQIGVLPNGPALAELFRNCYTKGRSIQEATFDLVHQLFAEFGLLVVVPDSRALKAAFIPVIEKELTTRFSHTAVEQTATALAKQYKVQASGRDINLFYLIDNHRERIEADGEDYVVHALNLRFTKDAMLQEVHDYPERFSPNVILRGVFQETILPNIAFIGGGGELAYWMELEQVFTKAEVPYPVLILRNSFLLMEKAQQEKIAALSLSIKDLFQKTDAIMQQLVRNQSANQLSLGQEKQALEAFYAQLAKISAKIDATLVPHTAALKEKAMHKLIGLEKKLFRAEKRKYADQQNQLAQLRAQLFPGDSLQERAENFAIYYGKFGAEFLQMLYHASRGTEQQFCIVQL; encoded by the coding sequence ATGGATATAAACTGTACCTATATTCCTTATGCCGACACAGGATATTTTTCTACCCTGGTACAGGACTATCTCCACAATGCACCTGAATTACAGCAGTTCTATCGTTTTCGTCCTGATGCGGCGGGCATTCGCACATCAATGGCACAACGCAATCAGTTCTCAATAAATCGTACATTATTGGTAGATGCGTTGAGAACACAATATGCAGGCAAATCTTTATCTGCAAAGCAAGCTGCCCATCTCGATGCATTAATAAAGGACAATACGTATACGATCACAACAGCACATCAGCCGAATATTTTTACTGGTCCCTTATACTTCATTTACAAAATCATGCATGCCATTAAGTTGGCAGATGAATTGTCGGCAGAAATGCCTGAACAACATTTTGTACCTGTGTATTACATGGGCAGTGAGGATGCAGATTTGGATGAGTTGGGTTATATCAAATTACAAGGCCATACGCACCGCTGGAATACCAAGCAAACAGGAGCGGTAGGCAGGATGTTGGTGGACAATGAATTCCTGCAACTCATTGAAGCGGTGTACGGACAAATTGGTGTATTGCCCAATGGCCCTGCATTAGCTGAGCTGTTTAGAAATTGTTATACAAAGGGTAGAAGCATACAAGAAGCCACATTTGATTTGGTGCATCAGCTTTTTGCGGAGTTTGGCTTATTGGTGGTTGTACCGGATAGTCGCGCATTAAAAGCTGCGTTTATTCCGGTGATTGAAAAAGAACTAACGACCAGATTCTCGCACACAGCGGTTGAACAGACAGCTACTGCATTGGCAAAGCAATACAAAGTGCAAGCCAGTGGTAGGGATATCAATTTATTTTACCTCATCGATAACCACCGCGAACGGATTGAAGCAGATGGAGAAGATTATGTGGTGCATGCTTTGAATCTACGATTCACCAAAGATGCCATGCTACAAGAAGTGCATGACTATCCCGAACGGTTTAGTCCGAATGTGATTTTGCGTGGCGTATTTCAGGAAACCATCTTACCCAATATCGCCTTTATTGGCGGTGGGGGAGAACTGGCATATTGGATGGAATTGGAGCAGGTCTTTACTAAAGCTGAAGTACCTTATCCGGTATTGATTTTGCGCAACTCTTTTTTGCTGATGGAAAAAGCACAGCAGGAAAAGATTGCGGCTTTGTCTTTATCCATCAAAGACTTATTCCAAAAGACTGATGCCATTATGCAGCAATTGGTGCGTAATCAATCTGCAAATCAGTTAAGTCTTGGTCAGGAAAAGCAAGCGCTGGAAGCATTTTATGCGCAGTTGGCTAAGATCAGTGCTAAGATTGATGCAACGCTGGTGCCTCATACGGCTGCATTGAAAGAGAAAGCCATGCATAAGTTGATAGGCTTGGAGAAAAAGTTGTTCCGTGCCGAGAAGCGTAAATATGCAGACCAGCAAAATCAGTTGGCACAGTTGCGTGCACAGTTATTTCCAGGTGATAGTTTGCAGGAACGTGCCGAAAACTTTGCTATTTATTACGGAAAGTTTGGTGCCGAATTTCTACAAATGTTGTATCATGCATCTCGTGGTACGGAACAGCAGTTCTGTATCGTGCAATTATGA
- the rimO gene encoding 30S ribosomal protein S12 methylthiotransferase RimO: protein MKAKTLKKDKVNIITLGCSKNLVDSEVLSGQLAANDIAVVHENKKLDHNIVVVNTCGFIDKAKEESVNTILDQVELKRRGKLDKVYVTGCLSERYRGDLEKEIPEVDAWFGTMELPLMLKQFEADYKSELLGERLLSTPQHYAYLKISEGCNRTCAFCAIPLMRGQHVSKPIEQLVAEAEALVKRGVKEVMLIAQELTYYGLDIYKKRELPRLLDALAKVEGLEWIRLHYAYPSKFPIEIIDAINAHPNICKYLDMPLQHASNNMLKAMKRQITREEMTELINQIREKIPGICLRTTLIAGFPGETEADVEELKDFLRLHRFDRVGIFTYSHEENTSAYDLVDDVPAEEKQRRAQEIMEVQQEISYEKNQEKIGQTFKVLIDKKEAGRYLGRTEFDSVEVDNEVVIHSSKKLQIGAFYNVKITKAYDYDLEGEVVW from the coding sequence ATGAAAGCTAAAACACTGAAGAAAGACAAGGTCAATATTATTACACTGGGTTGCAGTAAAAACCTGGTGGATAGTGAAGTGCTGAGTGGTCAGCTTGCAGCCAATGATATTGCCGTAGTCCATGAGAACAAAAAACTCGATCACAATATTGTGGTGGTGAATACCTGCGGCTTTATTGATAAGGCCAAGGAAGAAAGTGTGAACACGATTTTAGATCAAGTAGAGTTGAAGCGCAGAGGTAAGCTCGACAAAGTATATGTAACCGGTTGTTTGAGTGAACGCTATCGTGGTGATCTGGAAAAAGAAATTCCAGAAGTAGATGCTTGGTTTGGTACGATGGAATTGCCTTTGATGTTGAAGCAATTTGAAGCAGATTATAAGAGTGAATTGTTAGGTGAGCGTTTGTTGAGTACACCACAGCATTATGCCTATTTAAAAATCAGTGAGGGTTGTAATAGAACCTGTGCGTTTTGTGCCATTCCTTTGATGCGTGGCCAGCACGTGAGTAAGCCCATTGAGCAATTGGTAGCTGAAGCAGAAGCTTTGGTGAAGCGTGGTGTGAAGGAAGTGATGCTGATTGCACAGGAGTTGACGTATTACGGCTTAGATATTTACAAGAAGCGCGAGCTGCCTAGACTCTTGGACGCTTTAGCCAAGGTAGAAGGACTGGAATGGATTCGTTTGCATTATGCGTATCCCAGTAAGTTTCCGATTGAGATCATTGATGCGATCAACGCACATCCGAATATTTGTAAATACCTGGATATGCCTTTGCAGCATGCCAGCAACAACATGCTGAAGGCGATGAAGCGCCAGATCACCCGTGAGGAAATGACGGAGCTGATCAACCAGATCAGAGAAAAAATTCCGGGTATTTGTTTACGTACAACCTTGATTGCAGGTTTTCCCGGCGAAACAGAAGCTGATGTGGAAGAGCTGAAAGATTTTCTGCGCCTGCACCGCTTTGATCGTGTAGGTATTTTTACTTATTCGCATGAAGAGAATACTTCGGCATACGATTTGGTAGATGATGTACCGGCAGAGGAGAAACAGCGTCGTGCACAGGAGATTATGGAAGTGCAGCAGGAGATCAGCTACGAGAAGAATCAGGAGAAGATTGGTCAGACTTTTAAAGTGCTGATTGATAAAAAAGAAGCTGGTCGCTATTTGGGCAGAACAGAATTTGATAGTGTGGAAGTAGATAACGAAGTAGTAATCCACTCCAGCAAAAAATTACAGATTGGTGCATTCTACAACGTGAAAATCACCAAAGCCTACGATTACGATCTGGAAGGTGAGGTAGTATGGTAA
- a CDS encoding peptide chain release factor 3, with protein sequence MKYEKEINRRKTFAIISHPDAGKTTLTEKFLLFGGAIQTAGAVKSNKIKKHATSDFMEIERQRGISVATSVMSFEYNNILINLLDTPGHKDFAEDTYRTLTAVDSVILVVDSVNGVEEQTRRLMEVCRMRDTPVIVFINKMDRDGKNRFDLLEEIEKELKISLHPMTWPINSGKDFKGVYDIHNKSLVLFTANTKANDEDVVAIGDINDQLLDQKIGDTDARILREDVELVEAVHGELDEEDYLNGQVAPVFFGSAINNFGVKEMLDTFIRIAPVPRSRPTTARMLGVGEDKFSGFIFKIHANLDPKHRDRIAFMRVCSGKFERNKYYHHVRLDKDIRFSNPYSFMARSKDVIEDAFPGDVVGLFDTGNFKIGDTLTEGEDFYFTGIPSFSPEIFKELVNRDPMKTKQLEKGISQLTDEGVAQLFTQFGGNKKIIGCVGELQFEVIQYRLLQEYGAACEFRTLPFYKACWLTSKNEQKLEEFLRFKQQNSGEDKDGHPVYLAQSEWFLNTEITNNPDIEFHFTSEIHK encoded by the coding sequence ATGAAGTACGAAAAAGAGATCAACAGACGGAAGACCTTCGCCATCATTTCTCACCCGGATGCCGGTAAAACCACTTTGACGGAAAAATTCCTCTTGTTTGGTGGTGCCATTCAAACGGCCGGTGCGGTTAAGAGCAATAAAATCAAGAAGCACGCCACCAGCGACTTCATGGAAATTGAACGCCAGCGTGGTATCTCGGTAGCCACATCGGTGATGAGCTTTGAATACAACAATATCCTCATCAACCTGCTGGATACACCCGGTCACAAAGACTTCGCAGAAGATACCTATCGTACCCTGACCGCGGTGGACAGCGTTATTCTGGTAGTGGATAGTGTGAATGGTGTGGAAGAACAAACCAGAAGACTAATGGAAGTGTGTCGCATGCGCGATACACCGGTGATTGTATTCATCAACAAAATGGATCGTGATGGTAAAAACCGTTTTGATCTGTTGGAAGAAATTGAAAAGGAGCTGAAGATATCCCTGCATCCAATGACCTGGCCTATTAATAGTGGTAAGGACTTCAAAGGTGTGTATGATATTCATAACAAGAGTCTCGTACTCTTCACTGCCAACACCAAGGCCAATGATGAGGATGTGGTAGCCATTGGTGATATCAATGATCAACTGCTCGATCAAAAAATTGGCGATACGGATGCGCGCATCTTAAGAGAAGATGTAGAGCTGGTAGAAGCAGTACACGGTGAATTGGATGAGGAAGATTATCTGAATGGTCAGGTAGCGCCTGTTTTCTTTGGTAGTGCTATCAACAATTTTGGTGTGAAGGAAATGCTGGATACGTTTATCCGCATTGCACCTGTACCACGTAGCAGACCAACTACTGCGCGTATGTTGGGTGTAGGTGAAGACAAGTTCAGCGGATTTATTTTCAAGATTCACGCCAACCTCGATCCCAAGCACCGCGATCGTATTGCTTTCATGCGTGTGTGTAGCGGTAAGTTTGAACGCAATAAATATTATCACCACGTTCGCTTAGATAAAGACATTCGTTTCAGCAACCCATATTCCTTCATGGCCAGAAGCAAGGACGTGATTGAAGATGCTTTCCCTGGCGATGTGGTGGGTTTGTTTGATACAGGTAATTTCAAGATTGGTGATACTTTAACTGAAGGAGAAGATTTTTACTTCACCGGAATTCCATCCTTCTCGCCAGAGATCTTTAAAGAATTGGTGAATAGGGATCCTATGAAGACCAAACAATTGGAGAAGGGAATTAGTCAGCTTACTGATGAAGGTGTTGCCCAGCTCTTCACGCAGTTTGGTGGTAATAAGAAAATCATCGGTTGTGTGGGTGAACTGCAGTTTGAAGTGATCCAATATCGTTTGTTACAGGAATATGGCGCAGCCTGCGAATTCAGGACACTGCCGTTTTATAAAGCTTGCTGGTTAACCAGTAAAAACGAGCAAAAGCTGGAAGAGTTTCTGCGTTTCAAGCAACAGAATTCAGGAGAGGACAAAGATGGTCATCCTGTTTATCTGGCGCAGAGCGAATGGTTCCTGAATACAGAAATTACCAATAATCCGGATATCGAGTTTCACTTCACCAGTGAGATACATAAATAA
- the smc gene encoding chromosome segregation protein SMC yields the protein MRLKQLEIKGFKSFADKTIVNFDEGITGIIGPNGCGKSNIVDSIRWVIGEQKISALRSENLEALVFNGSKTRSASGLAEVSLTFENTKNLLPTEFSTVTITRRFYKNGESEYRLNDVQCRLKDIHNLFLDTGVSTDSYAIIELGMVDDIIKDKDNSRRRMLEQAAGISIYKTRKKEAKNKLDATEQDLNRIEDLLFEINNQLKALENQAKKAEKYYEIKKDYKEISVELAKAALEGFNITYKELNEQQELEVNKRVQLEAEIATDEAALEQEKVGFIEKERALQSMQHEFNDLVQELRTKENEKNLANQKLHYLKEKETNLKDFLYKAEGQLKGIEDSIVFSQQQITDEESKLQDLQSQLDTVKMEVEDKRRVFDEKRGAVDQLRGNYQQIQRNQFDAEKKVAVADTSIQNLQRAHAQQTEEQHNREAQLQQLSRELEEKEALLETRRIDLQQLQDQHERTKEQILEAQSQLEGLRNQLAEENRKLDAKRNEHDLLKSLIDSMEGYPESVKFLHKNPEWNHTAPILSDIIYVKEAYRAAVENVLEPYLNYYVVNNLQEGLQAIHLLDAHKKGKANFFLLDKLNENTHQTHQPEGTVAAMDVIEVDAQYRKLAEYLLGNVYIAETEAAIENSNGAVVLEKSGKFVKGKYTLTGGSVGLFEGKKIGRAKNLEKLIEEITAQEAVVNALKADIQLRHNEVIAYNEQLKEHAIRQTQDEINQLTNQVFATRNKMENLQAAQQNGVQRLQDLEHRLQDEQDAIADTRDLLAQLNEQLGNTAEEMRLVEQDYQLAEQDYNAATAQFNEGNLQLTRQQSKITATRQELEFKQNQLHDLRNQIENNSAQLTEAVSSIEESQQALANSEDSLLELMRKKQAEELKLNEADQAYYNLRNALQEKESSLRLKVKSKEMVEHLLGEIKDKLNDLKLQLAGMKERLNVEFRIELDDILDQPRTTETPLEDLQASADRMKKRLENIGEVNPTAIEAFQEMKKRYEFILEQKNDLVDAKESLMQTIMEVEATANQQFLETFNKVRENFQKVFKALFTEEDTADLILENPENLAETGIDIVAKPKGKRPSSITQLSGGEKTLTATALLFSIYLIKPAPFCILDEVDAPLDDANVGKFTNMIKQFSENSQFIIVTHNKMTMSTVDVIYGVTMQEPGVSKLVPVDFRALS from the coding sequence GTGAGATTAAAACAATTAGAAATCAAGGGGTTCAAGAGCTTTGCCGATAAAACAATTGTCAACTTCGACGAGGGTATCACCGGCATCATTGGTCCCAACGGATGTGGTAAGAGCAATATCGTGGATTCCATCCGCTGGGTAATTGGTGAGCAGAAAATCTCCGCCCTGCGTAGCGAAAACCTCGAAGCCCTGGTTTTCAACGGTAGTAAAACAAGAAGTGCCAGTGGTTTGGCTGAAGTAAGCCTCACCTTCGAGAATACCAAGAACCTCCTGCCAACAGAATTCAGCACGGTTACCATCACCCGCCGTTTCTACAAGAATGGCGAAAGCGAATATCGCCTGAACGATGTGCAATGCCGTTTGAAAGATATCCATAACCTCTTCCTTGATACGGGTGTTTCAACCGACAGCTATGCCATCATCGAATTGGGTATGGTGGATGATATCATCAAGGATAAGGACAATAGCCGTCGCCGCATGTTGGAACAGGCTGCCGGTATTTCCATCTACAAAACCAGAAAGAAGGAAGCGAAAAATAAACTCGATGCAACAGAGCAAGACTTGAATCGTATCGAAGACTTGTTGTTCGAGATCAATAACCAGCTCAAGGCTTTGGAGAACCAAGCCAAGAAGGCAGAGAAATACTACGAGATTAAGAAAGACTACAAAGAGATTTCCGTAGAACTCGCCAAAGCAGCTTTGGAAGGTTTCAATATCACCTACAAAGAACTGAACGAGCAGCAAGAGCTGGAAGTGAATAAGCGTGTGCAACTGGAAGCAGAGATTGCCACCGATGAAGCTGCGTTGGAACAGGAGAAAGTAGGCTTTATTGAGAAAGAGCGTGCATTGCAATCCATGCAGCATGAGTTCAATGATTTGGTGCAGGAATTGCGTACCAAAGAAAACGAGAAGAACCTGGCCAACCAGAAACTGCATTACCTGAAGGAGAAGGAAACCAACCTGAAGGATTTCTTGTATAAGGCCGAAGGTCAGCTCAAGGGTATTGAAGATTCGATTGTCTTCAGTCAGCAGCAAATCACCGACGAAGAATCCAAATTGCAGGATTTACAATCGCAGTTGGATACGGTGAAGATGGAAGTAGAAGACAAGCGCCGAGTGTTTGATGAGAAGCGTGGTGCAGTGGATCAACTGCGTGGTAACTATCAGCAGATTCAACGCAACCAGTTTGATGCAGAAAAGAAGGTAGCCGTTGCGGATACATCTATCCAAAACCTGCAGCGTGCCCATGCACAGCAAACAGAAGAGCAGCATAACCGCGAAGCACAGTTACAGCAACTGAGCCGCGAGCTGGAAGAAAAAGAAGCATTATTGGAAACGCGTCGCATTGATTTGCAGCAATTGCAGGATCAGCATGAGCGTACCAAGGAACAAATACTGGAAGCGCAATCGCAATTGGAAGGTTTGCGCAACCAATTGGCAGAAGAAAACCGTAAGCTGGATGCCAAGCGCAACGAGCATGATCTTTTGAAGAGCCTGATTGATTCCATGGAAGGCTATCCGGAGAGTGTGAAGTTCCTCCACAAGAATCCGGAGTGGAACCACACTGCGCCAATTCTGTCTGACATCATCTACGTAAAAGAAGCGTATCGCGCAGCAGTAGAAAATGTGCTGGAGCCATACTTGAACTATTATGTGGTGAACAACTTGCAAGAAGGTTTGCAAGCCATACATTTATTGGATGCCCACAAAAAAGGTAAGGCCAATTTCTTCTTGCTGGATAAATTGAATGAGAACACCCATCAAACACATCAGCCGGAAGGCACAGTGGCTGCGATGGATGTGATTGAAGTGGATGCGCAATACCGCAAGCTGGCAGAATACCTTTTAGGCAATGTGTATATCGCTGAAACAGAAGCAGCCATTGAAAACAGCAACGGGGCTGTGGTATTGGAGAAGAGCGGCAAGTTTGTGAAAGGCAAATACACGCTTACCGGTGGTAGTGTTGGTTTGTTTGAAGGGAAGAAAATTGGTCGTGCTAAAAACTTAGAAAAACTCATCGAAGAAATCACGGCACAGGAAGCTGTGGTGAATGCGTTGAAAGCAGATATCCAACTGCGCCACAATGAAGTGATTGCGTACAATGAGCAATTGAAGGAGCATGCGATTCGTCAGACACAAGACGAAATCAACCAGCTCACTAATCAGGTATTTGCTACGAGAAATAAAATGGAAAACCTGCAGGCTGCACAACAGAATGGTGTACAGCGTTTGCAGGATCTGGAGCATCGCTTGCAAGACGAGCAGGATGCCATTGCCGATACCCGCGATCTGCTGGCGCAACTGAATGAGCAGTTGGGCAATACGGCTGAAGAAATGCGTTTGGTAGAGCAAGATTATCAACTCGCTGAACAGGATTACAATGCCGCTACTGCACAATTCAATGAAGGCAATCTGCAATTAACACGTCAGCAGAGTAAGATCACGGCTACGCGTCAGGAACTGGAGTTCAAGCAAAACCAGTTGCATGATTTGCGTAACCAGATTGAAAACAATTCTGCACAGTTGACTGAAGCAGTAAGCAGCATCGAAGAAAGTCAGCAAGCACTCGCCAATAGCGAAGACAGTTTGCTGGAGTTGATGCGCAAGAAACAAGCAGAAGAACTGAAATTGAATGAAGCTGATCAGGCTTATTATAATCTCCGCAATGCACTTCAGGAAAAAGAAAGCAGTCTGCGTTTGAAAGTGAAGAGCAAGGAAATGGTGGAGCACCTGTTGGGTGAAATCAAAGACAAGCTGAATGACCTGAAACTGCAGTTGGCTGGTATGAAGGAAAGACTCAATGTAGAGTTCCGCATTGAGTTGGATGATATTCTTGATCAGCCAAGAACCACAGAAACACCGCTGGAAGATTTGCAAGCTTCAGCAGATAGAATGAAGAAGCGTCTGGAAAATATTGGTGAAGTAAACCCTACGGCCATTGAAGCTTTCCAGGAAATGAAGAAGCGTTATGAATTCATTCTGGAGCAGAAGAATGATCTGGTAGATGCCAAGGAAAGCCTGATGCAAACCATCATGGAAGTAGAAGCTACGGCTAACCAGCAATTCCTCGAAACCTTTAATAAGGTGCGTGAAAATTTCCAGAAAGTGTTTAAAGCTTTGTTTACAGAAGAAGATACGGCTGATTTGATTCTGGAGAATCCGGAGAATCTGGCAGAAACTGGAATTGATATTGTGGCCAAGCCCAAGGGTAAGCGTCCGTCATCGATTACTCAGTTGAGCGGTGGTGAGAAGACTTTGACTGCAACAGCATTGCTGTTCTCTATCTACCTCATCAAGCCAGCGCCTTTCTGTATTCTGGATGAAGTTGATGCCCCGCTGGATGATGCCAACGTGGGTAAGTTTACCAATATGATCAAGCAGTTCAGCGAGAACTCTCAGTTCATCATTGTTACCCACAACAAGATGACCATGAGTACGGTGGATGTGATCTATGGTGTAACCATGCAGGAGCCCGGCGTGAGCAAACTGGTGCCGGTTGACTTCCGCGCATTAAGCTAA
- a CDS encoding glycosyltransferase, which yields MYAGYNWKLFLELRKLSADAICAIDLDTIIPVWLVSKLKKTIRIYDAHELFTEQKEVVTRPRIHRFWKWIERCFVPSFPHGYVVNAFMRDYFHTAYGVDYAVVRNIPLKRSDLPKPAEPKFILYQGAINEGRCFEQLVPAMRGIQAQLHIYGKGNFETQLRQLVKDYQLSDKIKIFQSVDPEELKKITSQSSLGLTLFEKTGLNQEYSLANRFFDYMMAGIPQVCVNFPVYKSINNDHRFALTISNTEPATIAKAVNKLLNDPVLYAELQSNALLARESLNWETESATLIQFYQNLFPAKA from the coding sequence ATGTATGCCGGCTATAACTGGAAACTATTCTTGGAGCTGAGAAAACTGTCGGCCGATGCCATCTGCGCTATAGATCTCGACACCATCATACCCGTTTGGCTGGTATCCAAGCTGAAAAAGACCATCCGGATTTACGATGCCCATGAACTTTTCACTGAGCAAAAAGAAGTGGTTACCCGCCCACGAATCCACCGTTTCTGGAAATGGATTGAACGCTGTTTTGTGCCCAGTTTTCCCCATGGCTATGTGGTGAACGCTTTCATGCGGGATTATTTTCATACCGCTTACGGGGTGGATTATGCAGTTGTGCGGAATATCCCGCTCAAAAGATCGGACCTACCCAAACCCGCTGAGCCCAAATTCATCCTCTACCAAGGTGCCATTAATGAGGGTCGATGCTTCGAACAACTGGTGCCGGCCATGCGTGGTATACAGGCTCAACTACATATCTACGGAAAGGGCAATTTCGAAACCCAGCTTAGGCAACTGGTAAAAGACTATCAATTATCAGATAAGATAAAAATATTTCAATCAGTTGATCCAGAAGAACTTAAAAAGATTACTTCACAATCCAGTTTAGGATTAACCTTGTTCGAAAAGACCGGATTGAACCAGGAATATTCTCTCGCTAACCGTTTCTTCGACTATATGATGGCAGGCATTCCGCAGGTCTGCGTCAACTTCCCCGTGTACAAATCCATCAATAACGACCATCGCTTTGCCCTCACCATCAGCAATACCGAACCGGCTACCATTGCCAAAGCCGTGAACAAATTATTGAATGATCCTGTTTTGTATGCTGAGCTGCAGTCTAACGCACTGCTGGCCAGAGAGTCACTGAACTGGGAAACCGAATCGGCCACCCTGATTCAGTTCTACCAAAACCTCTTCCCGGCCAAGGCTTAA
- a CDS encoding glycosyltransferase: MEKHLHIIALNVPFPVDYGGVVDLFWKLPSLQAQGVHIHLHCFDYGRGQQPILKKYCASVNYYERQQGHKGFSTSVPYIVASRKHEGLLNRLLEDDYPILMEGVHCTWLLNDPRFAKRRKFVRIHNVEHKYYQRLFQNSTGLFRKLYYANETRLLKKYEHWMADKATAYWGVTHEDVNYYRQQLNCNTIDYLPVYLPEDWKVSGLEGMGSYCLYHGDLSVPANEQQASWLLKEVFGKLKIPFVIAGKNPSDKLQELAHRQQHTCIVANPSELEMQDMIRKAHIHVLPSTHTTGIQIKLLNALYNGRHCVVNDAMVQGTGLESACFIGNSANAMQEIIAQLHYKPFTDEELKIRERLLGSMFSNEANARQQVKWIWGE, from the coding sequence TTGGAAAAGCACTTGCACATTATTGCCCTGAATGTTCCCTTCCCCGTAGACTACGGTGGTGTGGTTGACCTGTTCTGGAAACTACCTTCTCTCCAAGCACAGGGGGTGCATATTCATTTGCACTGCTTCGATTACGGTCGCGGCCAACAGCCCATCCTCAAAAAATACTGTGCTTCGGTGAATTACTACGAGCGACAGCAAGGACATAAAGGCTTTTCTACTTCCGTACCCTATATTGTGGCCAGCAGAAAACATGAGGGATTACTGAACAGATTACTGGAAGATGATTACCCCATCCTCATGGAAGGCGTTCATTGCACTTGGCTACTCAACGATCCGCGCTTTGCCAAGCGAAGAAAGTTTGTCCGCATACATAATGTAGAGCACAAATACTACCAGCGACTCTTTCAAAATAGTACGGGCCTATTCCGCAAGCTCTATTATGCCAATGAAACCAGGCTCCTGAAAAAATACGAGCACTGGATGGCCGATAAAGCCACGGCTTATTGGGGCGTTACACATGAGGACGTGAATTATTATCGCCAGCAATTGAATTGTAACACCATTGATTACCTACCTGTATACCTACCGGAAGATTGGAAAGTGAGCGGACTCGAAGGCATGGGTAGTTATTGTTTGTATCATGGCGACTTAAGCGTACCGGCCAATGAACAACAAGCAAGCTGGTTATTAAAAGAAGTATTCGGCAAGCTGAAAATACCCTTTGTGATTGCAGGTAAAAATCCATCGGATAAACTGCAAGAACTGGCACATCGACAACAACATACTTGCATCGTGGCCAACCCAAGCGAATTGGAAATGCAAGACATGATACGCAAAGCGCATATCCATGTGTTGCCATCCACACATACCACAGGTATTCAAATCAAACTATTGAATGCTTTGTACAATGGCCGCCACTGCGTGGTGAATGATGCCATGGTGCAGGGCACGGGTCTGGAATCTGCCTGCTTTATCGGTAATAGCGCTAATGCGATGCAGGAAATCATTGCACAATTGCATTACAAGCCCTTTACCGATGAGGAACTAAAAATCAGGGAAAGACTTTTGGGCAGCATGTTCAGCAATGAAGCCAATGCCCGCCAACAAGTAAAATGGATCTGGGGCGAATAA